In Triticum aestivum cultivar Chinese Spring chromosome 5B, IWGSC CS RefSeq v2.1, whole genome shotgun sequence, the following proteins share a genomic window:
- the LOC123110736 gene encoding uncharacterized protein, translating into MASSSSVTRRKNTSPLLVSTPAEDTPHLHGYWSLPPPPATSAGRRPRPYSASSAERHRASPRPSSLSGNEDPLHRGRLTHQSQSEGSRLSEDPPRPLDFSAKHGHLTKALPMLKVGPLVPTPKATKDEIEKRHRQQRNMAEVVVVYRSVILLIFTAALFYYECQRLIILVSEIAAVLCLLLYLWSSHIMQFWLDRPVTKDASLVVFIWCLVLCLLGFLVGVMISPVAAMVITSLAAICMSAFFVRSLHEYLHTRSVCCLSEGGDSFSSAVAHGGHTKNRRSVSRQVVFAKPPWK; encoded by the exons ATGGCATCCTCGTCTTCGGTTACACGTCGCAAGAATACTTCCCCGCTTCTGGTCTCCACCCCTGCTGAGGACACCCCGCACCTCCATGGCTATTGGTCCCTTCCACCCCCGCCGGCCACCTCCGCCGGTCGCCGACCTCGTCCGTACTCGGCATCCTCAGCCGAACGTCATCGGGCTTCTCCAAGACCGTCCTCACTCTCAGGCAATGAAGATCCCCTCCACCGTGGTCGCCTGACCCATCAGTCGCAGTCAGAAGGCTCTCGGCTTTCGGAGGATCCTCCCCGGCCACTCGACTTCTCCGCCAAGCATGGTCACCTAACCAAGGCACTTCCTATGCTTAAAGTTG GTCCTCTTGTTCCCACCCCAAAGGCTACTAAGGATGAGATTGAGAAGAGGCATAGGCAACAACGCAATATGGCAGAGGTGGTAGTCGTGTACCGGTCCGTTATACTTCTCATCTTCACTGCTGCACTCTTCTACTACGAATGCCAAAGGCTGATAATCTTGGTCTCTGAGATTGCTGCGGTCCTTTGCCTTCTTCTTTATCTCTGGTCTTCCCACATTATGCAGTTTTGGTTAGACCGTCCAGTGACCAAGGATGCCTCATTGGTCGTGTTCATTTGGTGCTTAGTGCTTTGCCTACTAGGGTTTCTTGTAGGAGTGATGATTAGTCCAGTTGCTGCTATGGTCATCACCAGTTTGGCTGCAATATGCATGTCAGCATTTTTTGTGCGAAGTCTACATGAGTATCTACATACAAGATCAGTGTGTTGTCTTAGTGAGGGAGGAGACAGTTTCTCCAGTGCCGTGGCTCACGGGGGGCATACCAAGAACAGGAGATCAGTTTCTCGCCAAGTTGTATTTGCCAAGCCCCCATGGAAATAG